TTGTCATCCCTCGTTGGTGCTGGTGTTTAGGATAGGTTCTACAGAATTGACGCCCGTGGTCAATTCCGCGATGTCTTCGGGAAGATCGATTTCATAGAACGTATAGCTCAAGGTGATTTCCTTGATGTACTTCGCGTCCCGATCTTCAATCATTTCCGGATCCACAAAGAAGGTCACAGGCATGTCGACGCGTTCGCCGGGCATGAGAACCTGTTCGGTGAAACAGAAACATTCAATCTTTGAGAAAAACGCGCCGGCCTCGTAGGGGGCAACGTTAAAGCTCGCCTGCCCTGCGATGGGGCGGTCGGTTGGGTTATAGGCCTCATAAAAGGCCAGACCGGTCTCGCCAAGGCGGACGGTCATCTGGTGTTGTTGGGGTTTGAATTCCCACATCATGTCGCGGGATTTGCTGGCGTCGAAAACCACTTTCACGGTCTGATCCAGAATCACGTCAGATCCCGCATCAGCTTGCTGGGTCACGCCGCCAAAGCCCGTGACCCGACAGAACCAGTCATAGAACGGCACCGACGCCCAAGCCAGCGCGCCCATCGTCACTACGACGCCCGCAAGCTTGAGAACTGTTTTGCCGTTGCTGTTGACGGGTTGGGTCATTGATTAGCCTCCTGTGCCGCCAAAGCGCGGCCCTCAGAGGTGACTTTCACAACCGTCAGCCCCATGAGCAAGACGACAAAAGCGCCCAGTACGAGGGCAAGACCCAGATTGCGACCAAAACGACGGTGGTGGATTTCGTGATCTTTGTGGATTGCCATCTTACCAGCCTCCGAGACCGTAAGGGGCCAGCGCCACCTCGGCCAAAATCGCACCGAAATGCAGGAATAGATACAGAAGCGAGAGGCCAAAGAAGCGTTTCTCGACCTTATGCTCGTCGGCCTCACAGGCCGCGTCGTCGCGGCGCCAGATTCTGATCGCGCCCACAATGAACAAGGCGTTCAGCACCAGCGCGGTCACGAGGTAAA
This is a stretch of genomic DNA from Cognatishimia activa. It encodes these proteins:
- a CDS encoding cytochrome c oxidase assembly protein — encoded protein: MTQPVNSNGKTVLKLAGVVVTMGALAWASVPFYDWFCRVTGFGGVTQQADAGSDVILDQTVKVVFDASKSRDMMWEFKPQQHQMTVRLGETGLAFYEAYNPTDRPIAGQASFNVAPYEAGAFFSKIECFCFTEQVLMPGERVDMPVTFFVDPEMIEDRDAKYIKEITLSYTFYEIDLPEDIAELTTGVNSVEPILNTSTNEG
- a CDS encoding cytochrome C oxidase assembly protein yields the protein MAIHKDHEIHHRRFGRNLGLALVLGAFVVLLMGLTVVKVTSEGRALAAQEANQ